The Prunus dulcis unplaced genomic scaffold, ALMONDv2, whole genome shotgun sequence genome segment TACCGCACATTCCCATTCTAGCTGAAGCTGTCTCATGATTAGATGGTGTGATTATATGGTGTGTTGAGATGTGTGTttagatattatattatgcagGAGTGGTAGAGTACTGGGTGTGTTGAAACTTGGCTTTGAGCCATTAAATGAGGAGGTCAGTTGTAAATAGctggggttttgtttatgatatgtattttttcaatttgtttcactTCATATCCTATAATAGGCTGTTCATAAGTGgtgattgtttattgcttgttaTTGTGTAGATTGCAACCGACTGAAATTCTGTTTATAATATTGGCATGCAGGGAAATATGGTTGGTGAAATGAAGTTGATGATTACGGAGGAACAAAAATTCCAAGGGAAAGCATTGTCGTTATCCCATACGAAGACGGCAATCACTACGATCAAGGAGAAATTCACTGAACAGCAGCTGCAAATGTTTGAACagagttgttttggtcatctcCTAGGGATTGAGGACCTCAAGTGGACTTCTCCGATTGTCCACGGGTTGCTGCTCAGGAAAGCTGATCCCAAGACAGTTTCCCAACTGAACGGGATCAAATTCATTGTTGGCAAGAAGGTCATCCAATTCACGGCGCAGCAATTTTGCATCGTGACAGGGCTAAGGTTTGGAAACCTTCCCTTTATTCCGATTCCCACGAATGAGAACTGCTCATTGAAACGGAAGTACTTTGCCAACGATAAAGCTGTGAACCTGTTGGAATTAGAAAAGGCCTTCCTCGAATGCGATGATGTGGACGATGTATTCAAGCTTGGATTCTTATACTTTGCTGTCTTTGTGCTGTTGGGCAGCGAAAAACATGTCCACATTGACATGCGATATTTGAAGTTGGCGGAAGACCTTGAAGACTTTGGGAAGTATCCATGGGGTGCTGTGTCTTATGCGAAGACAAATGCGTCACTGCTGAGGGCACTTTGTGCAGATTACCAGCGAGTGAAAGTGCCCACAAAaactgccaaaacaaaaaaatctggaAAGAAACCAACAACAACGGCAACCGGTAGACCAAGAGAGTACCACCTCAAAGGTTTTCCGTATGCACTTCAGGTGAGCAAATGTCCATtgatgttgaagttaaattgcATTTGTTTACAATGACTGACCTTTTATTCCTGAAACCAGATTTGGGCGTATGAGGTGTTTCCAGCGTTGGCTGCACTACATTTGGTGGTGCACGAAGAAA includes the following:
- the LOC117613705 gene encoding uncharacterized protein LOC117613705 → MVGEMKLMITEEQKFQGKALSLSHTKTAITTIKEKFTEQQLQMFEQSCFGHLLGIEDLKWTSPIVHGLLLRKADPKTVSQLNGIKFIVGKKVIQFTAQQFCIVTGLRFGNLPFIPIPTNENCSLKRKYFANDKAVNLLELEKAFLECDDVDDVFKLGFLYFAVFVLLGSEKHVHIDMRYLKLAEDLEDFGKYPWGAVSYAKTNASLLRALCADYQRVKVPTKTAKTKKSGKKPTTTATGRPREYHLKGFPYALQIWAYEVFPALAALHLVVHEENAHIPRLLHWRSNSSPRFYELMSQVFENREVDVQLLRPSVMDKQQPYWTWGDSADDMKNLLTCWAMTLNNKPALLPL